From the Leptidea sinapis chromosome 42, ilLepSina1.1, whole genome shotgun sequence genome, one window contains:
- the LOC126976890 gene encoding ejaculatory bulb-specific protein 3-like translates to MKHTVASCRVKLSSMRAIILSVLAASLVCNAVETYDPKFDNIDAQVLVDDIFLLKNYGKCFLNKGPCTPEAREIRKIIPDAIKTTCAKCSPKQRQLIRVVVKGFQTKLPEMWKDLEDKIDPTKEYRPAFAEFLKRSD, encoded by the exons ATGAAACACACAGTTGCATCTTGTAGAGTGAAGCTATCCAG CATGAGGGCCATCATACTGTCAGTCCTGGCAGCCAGTCTTGTTTGTAACGCGGTGGAGACTTACGATCCTAAATTTGACAACATTGACGCTCAAGTTTTGGTGGACGATATTTTCCTCCTCAAAAACTATGGAAAATGTTTCTTGAACAAGGGACCCTGCACCCCTGAGGCAAGGGAGATTagaa AAATAATTCCGGACGCAATTAAAACAACATGCGCGAAATGCTCACCCAAACAACGTCAACTGATCCGTGTCGTAGTAAAAGGCTTTCAGACGAAATTACCTGAAATGTGGAAGGACCTTGAGGACAAGATAGACCCCACTAAGGAATACAGGCCTGCCTTCGCCGAGTTCTTGAAACGTTCcgattaa